TCGTCGTCGTCGTCGAGGGCGCGCCCCGACGGGAGGCGTCGGCGGAGGACGCGCTGGCGCAGGTGCAGCACCTGGTGGCATCCGGTCTGCGCCTGAAGGACGCCTGCGCCGAGGTCGCCGCGGCCACGGGACTGTCTTCGCGCGACCTGTATCAGGCGGCGCTCGCGGCTCGCCGCTGATGTCGAGCCACTCCGACGACGGCATCGGCGCCGCGTACGACGCGAGGGCGGCCGAGTACATCGCGCTGGCCGGCACGATCGAGCAGCTCGACCCGCGGGATGCCGAGGTCATCGCGGCGTGGCGCGATGCCACGGACGGACAGCTGCTGGATGCCGGGTGCGGGCCGGGCCTGTGGACCGAGTTCCTCAGCCGCGGCGGACGCCAGGCTCGGGGCATCGATCTGTCGGCCGAGTTCATCGCGAACGCGCGGCAGCGGCATCCCGGCCTGCCATTCGACGTGGGCACGTTCCGCCGGCTGCCGCTCGAGGACGGCTCCGTCGGCGGCATCCTCGCGTGGTACTCGCTCATCCACACGCCGCCGGCCGATCTGCCGGAGGTCCTGCGCGAGTTCGCCCGTGTGCTCGCTCCCGGTGGCACGCTCCTGATCGGCTTCTTCGACGGTGAGCCGCGCACGCCCTTCGCCCATGCGGTCGCCCCTGCGTACTTCTGGTCCGCCGAGGCGCTCGCCGCACTCCTGGTGGACGCCGGCTTCGAGGTCGTGTCGACCGAGACCCGTGGCCGCGAACCCGGCGAGATCAGCACCCGACGGCATGGTTCCGTGGTCGCGCGCCGCTGAACTCGCCTCGCCCCCGAGCAACCCGCCTCGAACCCGAGCGCCTCGCAAGTCCGATTGCGCTTCACAAGTCCGCACTGGCGGCATCCTGACTTCGCAGGCGCACATGGACGTGTGGGGCGCACGGGCGGTGCCGCGCCGACGGGTAGCCTGGTGCACACGCAACCGGAGGA
This genomic interval from Microbacterium hydrocarbonoxydans contains the following:
- a CDS encoding class I SAM-dependent methyltransferase; this translates as MSSHSDDGIGAAYDARAAEYIALAGTIEQLDPRDAEVIAAWRDATDGQLLDAGCGPGLWTEFLSRGGRQARGIDLSAEFIANARQRHPGLPFDVGTFRRLPLEDGSVGGILAWYSLIHTPPADLPEVLREFARVLAPGGTLLIGFFDGEPRTPFAHAVAPAYFWSAEALAALLVDAGFEVVSTETRGREPGEISTRRHGSVVARR